CTCTCTTTCTGTGCTCCAATGGCTTTGTACAGCAGGAAATGGCATTGAAAATGTCCATGTGTTTTCAGTGCCTCTGCTGCTTCCTAATAGTGACACAAAACAGTGCACACTCATGCTTTGGGCCATGAGAGACATTGTTAAGAAGTACAGACCTCAGTCACTTTCAGAATCCAGGGGCTTTATTGAAGAGAGAATTGTTCTCTCTGAACTTCCCATGGTGTCTTTTGTGAGACTGGGTGAGTGCTCCTTGTCCAAGTCAGAGATTCTCAACAAGCTTCTGAGCAATTCCCAACAGTATCACGACACCTTTGTTCACCGCGACATGGAGTGTGGTGATAGTCCAAGGAGAATATCGAATGGATTGGCTGAAATTAGTTGGTATCTTCCCTGTGGGAACaaaaacattgacatttttGGTGAGCCAGTAGCTGTAGCTAACCTCAGGGGGGACATCGCTTTGTTTGAAGCACAATACTCTTTTTTGTGCCAGACATCTGCAGCAGTTTTTGTGTTCTTTGACAATTTGGACTCTCAGTACAGGCTACTGACCAACCAACACAACAAGGCACAGGTGTTCTTGGTGGGTAACCAACAGAGCAAAGGTTTCAGTCTTGATGCTCTAAAAAAAGTAGCATCTGAGTTGAACTTGACAAACAGCAACATCATTTTGAAGACCAAGCAGATGAATGATGCAGACTTTGTCAAAAACATGCGAAAAACAGTCAGGGATGTAGTTGAGAACTCAAGGACCAAGATGCGAGTGGAGCAGATGGCTGATATCGCCCATGAACTGGGAATCTTGGTTGATGAGGATTCCCCAGAGTGTCAGAGTGCCAAGCAAAATGCAGATGCCATCACTGCAGAAATACAAGACATCCCACAGTACAAAGAAGCCCAGCTTCCCTTGCAAGGCCAAATATGGAAAGAATTGACTCGTTTAGAGAAGGAAGAATGTAGGCTTAAAAAAGCAGGGGCTGAAAACATAGAAAAGTACAAAAGTGATCTCCTAGTACAGAAAAGGCAACTTCGGAAACAGCAGAACCGTTATAAGATGTCAAATGCAATGACATGCTTCATGAGGGCAATATCAAGCCCAGGGATAGAGAGATCCTATTTCCTGAAATGGATGCGGATTAATCTTGATAACCTGTCTCGTGAAAAACTCTCTGGGCTCAGGGAGCAGTACAAAGAGAAATGCCAGAAGTCTGAAAACAAAGAGGAAATTAAAGACCTTGACAGACAACTTTCCAACAGCTCATTGGGGACTGAACACTTCTTGcgtgaaatgtgtcaaatctaTGAGGCTTCAGTCTCCCTTCCAGAAAAGAACCCATCACGTAAAAAACTGCGGCATCTGCCCAAACTATGTGCAGAATTGCTCCTTGATGGATTTCCCTTGGAGCTTGTAGATGGAGATGCATCCAACATACCGCTGAGATGGGTGAGTGATGTTCTCTCTCAGCTGAATACCTTGGTGCGTCCAAAGAACAAGATACTGGTAGTCACAGTTCTTGGAGTTCAGAGCACAGGAAAGTCCACTCTCCTTAACACCATGTTTGGAGTGCAGTTTGCAGTCAGCAGTGGTAGATGCACTAGAGGGGCCTTTATGTTGCTCATCAGAATCAACGAAGACTTCAAAAAAGTACTAAACTGTGACTTCATGGTGATCATTGACACTGAAGGCCTAAAGTCACCAGAGCTTGCACAACTGGAGGATAGCTATGAGCATGACAATGAGCTTGCAACCCTTGTTGTTGGGTTGAGTGACATCACAATTATCAACATTGCAATGGAAAATTCAACAGAAATGAGGGACATCCTACAAATTGTAGTCCATGCTTTTCTCAGGATGAAAGAGGTGGGCAAAAAGCCCAAATGTCAGTTTGTTCACCAGAATGTGTCAGATGTGTCAGCCCATGACAAGAACTTAAGGGACAGGAAACTACTGTTGCAACAGTTGAATGAGATGACCCAGGCAGCAGccaaaatggaaaagaaagaggagaacaaGAGCTTCACTGATGTGATGGAATACAATCCAGACACCGGGAACTGGTACATCCCTGGACTGTGGAATGGGAATCCACCAATGGCACCAGTTAATGCGGGGTACAGTGAGGCTGTTTATGATCTCAAGAAGAACATAATCCAAATTTTGGGAAATTGTGAGTCATCTGCTAACGATATCTTGGAGTTTATGGAGTGGACAACAAGCCTGTGGAATGCAGTAAAACATGAGAACTTCATCTTCAGCTTCAGAAATAGCCTGGTGGCTGATGCCTACATGAGGCTGTGCACAGAGTTCAACAAATGGGAATGGGAGTTCAAGAAACAAATGTACACATGGGTTACACATGCCGAAAGAAGAATTTCAAACTTTGGTACAGTTGCTGTGAAATCTGAGATATCTGACATGGGAGAATTTCTCAGTCATTTGAAAAGTGAAGCTTGCTCAGAGCTATCTAAATGGGAGAAAACTCTCCTTCAAAATCTGACACAGTACTTCAAACAACCAGAGGGTCATGTCCATCTAGTAGAGGGATACAGAGAGGACTTCTCAAACAGTGCAAAAAGCCTTCGACGAGAAATGGAGAGCTCTGTAGTTAATCAACTTGAAGCAGCAGCTGAAATCAGACAGGGGATGATAAAACTTGATAGAATCAAGGAGAGCCATACAAACATCTTAGAACAGAAAGTGCTTGGATTGATTGAGGAATGCCGTAAGAGAAAAGTCAGCAGGACAGATAAAGGGCTAGACAGAGAATTTGATAAGGTGTGGGATAAAACAGTGAGTGAATTATCCTTGGCTGAATTGAAGACCACTGACATCTTTGCTAAGGTGTATCGCTACCTAAGGATTAATCTAACTCGAAGGGGAAGTCATGCCAGTGAATTAGTGAGTCAAAAAAAACTGTGTGACTGTGGAACAGAGCCCTTCAAATATACAGCTGAGGGACTCTATCACAAAtttaaacacacagtgagtaGGTTCTTCAACAACCAAGATCACACAATTGCAGTACAAAGAATGGCTGACAGCATCATAGCTGCTTGCACACAGTTTGTGACTGAGAAAGTGGAAAGGAAAACCAATTATCATGACAATTACATCCTGGAGATCCTACACATGATTGACGAGAGGCTGATTAGCAATCCAAATATGAAGACGGATATTGGGTTTGAAGTTTCTCTAAAACAGCACATCTGTGGAGTTGCAGCCAGAGAGTTTCAGAAAATGCATGAAGACTTCATACAAGTGAATGACCCTTTGAGATGTCTCAATCAGTACAAAGACAAGTATCGTGCTGATTTTAAAGACCTGTTCCATGCACGAGACCAGTGCCAGAAGAAAGCAGCAGAATTCACCAACCTCTGCTTGCAGCCTGCAGTGGAAGCCTATGTCAACAGTTCCTTGGGTCCAGATATTATTGAGGAAATGCTGACGAGCAAAAATTCACTGCAATTTAGCACGCGGACATTTTTCCAGTACTCTGTTTTAAAGGATTTGCTTTCAATGGACAAATTTGAGAGCTATTTGAGCTACATTTGCTCATATGAAGATTATGTTAAGAACTGGATATTTGACCAAATAGTGGAACGCTTCTCAAAGGGGTCTACAAAGTTTGAGTTGGAGGATCGACTTCTGAAAGCAAGTCTCAATAGTATAAACAACGCAATCACAAAGGCCCAAATCGACAAGAATGGCAACTTGGTGAAATTTGTTGACGATATCTGCAGGGAACTTGGTGATGAACTGGTCATTTCACCGGACGCTCTCGGAGCTTTCATGATCCTAAACAATGCAAACCAGGAACAGTTTGCTCATTGGCTCACAGCATGTGTGGAAGAGATGGGACAAGCTCTTAGggagacatttaaaaaaacagacatccaaACGAAACTAAAACAGCTTCGTGTCAATCCCCAGAATGAGCTTTTCACCAAGGTGATTGGATGTGGCAAACAGTGTCCATTCTGCACAGCACCTTGTGAGGCAGGAGGTAAAGCCCATACTGAACACTGGGCTTCAATACATCGGTCACAGGGTCTTGGTAAATTCAGATTTATTGACTCAGGCAAACTCGTCACTGAAATATGTTCCTCTCTTGTGATCACAGAGTGCTCATTCCGCTGCCATGCTACAAATTATGAATGGCACCCTTACAAGAATTACAAAGACATTTTCCCTGACTGGAAAATTCCTCCAGATGGAAGCCTTGAGGCATCAGACTACTGGAAATATGTGATGGCAAAGTTCAACAAGGAGTTTGCCAAAGAATACAATGCAAAGCTTGCTGATATTCCTCAACCCTGGAAAGACATTACAAGGAAGCAAGCAGAAAAAAGCCTCAAAGAATCATTTAACATCAAGTGAGAGCCTCTTTGACTGAGCTGAGGTCTACAACTTCTACTGAGGGATATTTTGATcttatgacattttctgatatgGCAGACAATACTTGTCACAAATAGTAACAAATATAAGATCACAAGGTTTAAGTCATTGCTAAAACACAAtccagaaatatttttttaccaCCATGTCTTACAACATTAACATAATAGAAAGTCATTCAAATAGTGCTTCTCTTTACCTGATGCAGTATCTCTATGGTCACTtccactgtttaaaaaaatctttctttaaGGATCAGCATTTAACTGTGGCTGTTTTGATGTGTTATAGTCTTATATAGCTTTTCAAACTTTGAGTCAATGTATTTCAGGAGTGTACAACATTTCTTTCCAATTTGATTCAATCAGAGTTTGCATTCATGTTTTCGTTGCTGTGGTGGGGGAAGTTCATGACATTGTCCTTTGAAAGTTGTAACAAATAAAGCAACAACACAATGTCTATTTTATGTGCATctccaaagagagagaagttaatttgttttatttgttttaaatctTGGATCTTTTTCAAATTGCAAGTTTCAGAATccagaaatgtttttgtttcagtgaaATATTTGATACATACTCTGTACAGTTTTTAAAAGTATTATGACTATTCAGTCTATATTTGCTATCTATGCAGTACTTTGATCTGTTAATTATTTCAATAATCATTAAATTGAGAGCACAGTAAATAAAGAGACAAAATCAGCAGACTGGCTATGAATGTCTTTAATGTTTCCCAGATCAGAATCACAGCATACAGTGTGTAATAACTTCTAAAGTAAACAGAAATATCATcaccttatttatttatatagttttactttactttttttttttttaataatcatcttttttaaaattccattatttaacatttttcttcatctcaAGTCTTGGGTTTCTGAATTCAACAAAGAATgtaaaaacaagacaacaggTGCAACTTCGCTATGAAGACCAAGCAGATATCCAGctgaaggggtgtgtgtgtgtgtgtgtgtgtgtgattgccaTCCAGGGGTGTTAATCATGTGCTTCAATGCACCTTTGTCCAGATACAGGATCTCTAAATTATCCTCTAATTTGCATGAAGCAGATTCATCTTGGTGCGTTTTGTCTCATAATCTGTCAGATTGACTTGAACATTGTAAACTACTGATCACAATTCTTCAAAAGATGCCATTACTTGTCCTGGTAAATAATTGCATGTAATGTTGAATTTGCATCAcaatttatgaaaaaaaatccttggCCCACATGTGGGACCTCAGTACTGTATGAGGACATGAGGCATCTTGTTATCAAAGCCCTCATGTCTTTCCCACATGGGATTAAGTGGCTACATGTAAACACTGCTACATGTCAAGAGAGTGAACATTTAATTGACTGTACTTGTATTTAGTGTGTCAGTTTAGAAGTGCTGACCATGAGTCACTGGCCAGTTCCCTACACCATTGCATTAATTAGATGCTGAAAGGCAAAGCTGGATCTTGATCAGCGCTCTTATCCTCTGGGATGTTTCCATAAATACAGGCCCTTGACTCCAGAGTCACACAGATCATGCATCACAGATGCATTAGTAGTACACTTAAATCAAGACATACTTCAAATAAATGCTTtcaaaaagagaaaacacttGTAGTGCGCTTGACTTAAGGTGTCTAGAACGCCAGAACCAGCAATGAGGCAATCACCTTTAAGGCAAATTAAACCAAGCAGattgtaaatttgtaaatccAGTGGAAACTACTGTAGCCAGAGCAAATACGACCTGTGATGTTATGTAGCTGTTTGTGCCCTCTGTCATGTGGGAGCTGGGATGGAGATGAATCTCTGCTACGCTGACTGCTTTTCCTGGTGAGGAATCATGATGCTACAGGATGCCCACATGATGATGGGCAACTTTGGACCAAAATGGactgaagaaatgaagaaagaaactTTCTAATTCCATGAAAAGACTTGAAACTTCGAGCCGGTGCCATTTTTGCAAACTGCACCTGTTGTCTTCTGTTGTCACAAAGTaagtatttcattcattcactcaaaaaaaaaaacaaacaaaaaaaaaacaaacaagaaacttaatatttacaaatattttgtctgtttgtttcttaCACTTAAAAATGTACAGTTTTGATCCTCTTCTAGATGttgcatgtctgtctctctcctgccacCTAGTGTGGTTTTCCTTCACAGATCCAGTTTCCTCAGAGTGGGCAGGCTACAGTGAATCTGTCACTATGGCGCCCTCTAGTGTTAGCTTATAAAATAGACAAGGAAAAGAACAGACCAAACTAAATaccttttgttgctgttttcacctccgGAGGTGTCATTGTAGTTGTATTGTGGTGGTGAAGTTTCCTTCACAGCCTCCCACTGCCTTCTTATTCACAGGAGTGAGTATAAAAGGGTTCGTATGGATCTGATGGGACGTAACAGACTAGCAGGGTAGACTCCTGGCAAACATTGTGGATAGCAAGATGGCCATGCCTTTGAATGTCTTTGTTTGCAGTCCATCTCctcttttgatttgatttctatGTTTAAGGCTGTGAGTCTTTTCCCAGTCTCTTCCCAAAGTCTCTCTTCCACAGTGTGCACCTTCTTCTGCTCTACCGCTGTATTGTCCATCCATCGATCCAGTCTAGTGAAGTTGTTGCTCTTTCATTCCTTCACCGACggcaacccccctccccccggaCAGTCACTCTGTTTTGTGTTATACATTGTGCACATTTCCCTTTCAGTGGGCTTACAAAATGTCTGACAGGAGCAGCCAGGTTTATCTCTCCCATTCCAGCCCTTCCCCACCACCCCTTCAGGCAgtaataaaatagaaaacaaacaatcaaacaggCTAAAGCTAGAACACAAGCAAAGACAGCACCGTTGACTAACTTCTCCCGTACTGGATGTAGGCTACCACGTGTTGCTGTGGGCTCAAACAACAGCACAACAGTTCAGTGGGGGTTGATTAATTAACATATTAACCAACGCATTACCCATGATCCATGTTTGCTACCTTTAGCAGAGAATCAGAGGGGGGCGTTGCTGAGCTGTAGGCCTGCGAATTCTCACCcaaaagaaaagagcagaatTAAAAACAGCAGTTGTCGACCATGTTGCTACTACCCTGTTTAGGAGATCCAAGTCCCCTTTTCATCTTCCAGCTCTGCGCTGCAGGCCGCGACGGCCCACCGGCTACCTTCAGTGTGCTTAGAGTTTAATTTACAACTGATGAGCTGACAAAAAGTCACTAGCTTAGTGAACTAACCCTTTAATGTGAGGATAATAGCAGAGCTGAGCTGAGGTCAGAAATTGTGTAGAACGGCGGTGACACAGTGAACTTGCGTGGCTTCGGCAGGGGATTCATGGGCGATCATCACGATATGTGCGTCGGTCTTGAATGCAACGCTCGTTTACTggtggagagaggtggagggagggagtaagGGATGTGGATAAGGAGGGGGGTGTTTGGATATGCAGCTGGAAGGAGCTCATTTTGGAGTCTGAGTGTTCACCATGGGGGcgatgctgtctgtctgcctctctatctctttgcTCTCTAATTAGGCCCACCTATGCCCACGTGAAGCAATACTGACACGCTTGCCTCACGCACGTGCATGCgtacacgtatacacacacacacatcaaacagaATATGCATGTGCTGGAAATAGGGGCGCAGACAGTATGAGAGTAGGGGAGTAGGAGAGTGTGAGTAAAAGAGGAGAAGCTGCCTGTCTTTTCCTTGTTTCTCGCCCTgactgaaatacaaaaataattctGTACAGGCAAGCTACAACGACAACTTTGGTACTTCACGTACCCTAAAGACCAATCATCTCCATACAGAAAGTAGCTACTGTCGGATAGGCTGTTGGCGTGCTGCATCAACCGGTTGGTGCAATACCTCTAAACAATGTcatgagggagagggaaagatggaggaatGAGTATTTGAAATTATGTTCACAGTTGTTGCTTTCACCATAACACTTTCTAGGATTTGTGGCAATGATTTTGTCTGTAAATGAGGGTTGGGAGGTGGAGAGGCTTTGTTGGGGGACTTCAGGGTTTTCTTGttacagagaggaaaaacaaagaacaaaatatCCAAAGTGGAGACAGATATGATTTGATTAGATTTGGGAAACGTGCATTGACAGATACAGTGTCCTTTCCCCCGTCGTCATCTTTAAAAATAATTCATGCATAGATCCCCACTGAGAAAAAACCCATTTATATACTTTCTCCTTTGTACACAtttatatataactatatataataTCATTTCTCTATATCTATATTTTCAGCAAAAAATCTTTCCACAAAAAAGCAACAATCAAACAAATGCttggaggaaaaaataaaagatgaaagaaagaaaaacacaagagagGCCAATTTGGCACTTTGTCATGAGAACACACAGCATCTGTTAGTTGACAGTAAATAGGAATACTCTAGAATTTTCTTTAGTTTTTCCCTGGatgggaaaacaaacacagtagTACATACTTGGCACCAAGAATGCTGGTAGAATGACAGTATCAGATATCAATGTTTTCATAGTTATATTCTTACTGTATGTACTCTATGGCCCCCCCTTAAGAAAAAGACTCCAACAACTCAGTAGTTTATGAATCCTTAGAGGGACCGctgggaagagggagagaatcaCACTTTGAATGAGAGGAACAGAGCTGGGATAAGAGGCAGATGTAGAAAAGAGAAGGCTATTAAGCACATAAAACaccagggagagaaaagagatgacACCAAAGTAAAAAGGGGGAAAACATTGAGAGGGGTGAAAGACATTCGTCCCATCGACAGATTTCAGGGGGCTTTAGTCTGATTGAGGGAACAGTAGACCTCCTTTGAAAACAGtgtctttgaaaatatttaaatcaCCCCCAAAATGGTCATCCGCTGCCTTGCAGTTCAGTTGCATCTCCACACACCATCAGTGGAGGGAGCTGCTCAGTTTGACAGCAGATGATGGAGGAGGTCGAGTTGTTTTTGGAGAAACAAGAGAGTAAGAGAACGGAACTGAGGCCCAGATCCAGAGGCCTCCTCATCCAGATCGGTAGCAGAGCCAGTCCTCCCGGCCCCTAGGTGGCGCTGTGTGGGGCCAGTCCCTACTATACCCTGGTggtggagtgggggtggggCAGGGTGTTGTTGTGGCCGGTGGAGGGGTAGGTGTTGAAGGCGTGGAGGGGCTGCATGCCGGTGATGGTACTGGGGATCATGGTGATGGTGTTGGGTGTCATCAGCGGCACGTCGTCAGGGGCGCGGCGCAGCGCCAGCGTGTAGTCGGGCGGGCAGGCGGGCCGCAGGATGTCGTGGGGCCGGAGGGGCTCCATGTCGTGGTGTGCGTCGTGCTCCGAGTGCTTCATCTGCAGAGACAtgatctcctcctcctggctGTGGGCCAGGTCGTTGGCGGGGCCGCCCCGCTGAGGGGACAGCCGGTGGCGTCGCATCTCGTGCCGCTTGTCACGCTTGTAGTAAAGCGCCGCGAAGGCCAGGatgttgaggaagaggagcgacGCGCCCACGGCGACCGTTACACTCAACTCGGTGGAGTAGTCCCGGGTGTCCCCGGGGAAAAGGTCCTGGTGCGGACGCTCCGAGCCCTCGGGCTCCGGGTCGGACGGGAAGGTAGGGTAGGGGTGGGGAGTGGTGCGGCCGGGCGTCCTGGGCCACGGTCTGGGTGTCACGGAGCCCGGGCCCGGCGGCAATCGGGTGGTGCTGGTGCTGAGGAGGTCCTCATGGAGGCTGTGGAGGTGGGGCACTAACTCCAGCCAGAAGGCCACCTTGTTGGCCCTGTAGTTGTCTCTGACGCGGGGCTTCAGGCCGATGTGGAGGTACTGCTTGTCTTTCGAGTTGAACTTGGTCCAGATGACCTCCTCGAAGCGGTTGGGCTTGGTGTGGATGAACTTGGTGTCCTGAGGGACTGGCAGGTTAGGGTCCCTGGTGGAGAACAGAGGACATCTCAGTTACAGGATTTCCAGTACAGTCTAATACAAGGTTTTAATCTGTCTGTTTCACAAATTTCTGTATTAAGTTACCGTCAATCATCTTCATTTTCTATCTTTGTAGTTTGATATCACACTTAATATAACTTAAAGCAGAAGGAGTGAAATGTGCCTCGCTACAACTCTATCAACATCTACATCCTACATAGTGGCGGCAGAAAGATGGCATAGTGGTTCGTGAGATTGTCCCCCAACCAGAGCTTTTGGCTTTTGATCCCCCCTGAGGCCTTACGTGTCGAAGTATCTTTTGAGTATTTGAGAGAATCCTGAGAGAATTTCCTCAGCAAGGCTCCACCTACCCGGTCTTGGCGAAGTTGGTCCAGTAGGTCATCACCACGGCGCTCAGCATCACGTCGTTCTTGGAGAAGTTGCACGGGAACAGGTCTGTGGCGCCAATCATGGGCACGCCGAACACGTAGGGTATCTCGTCCCCGTGGGCGGCGTCGGCCCACTCGGGTCGCGTCTCCGTCTGGCAGTGGTGGTAGAAGGTGTAGAAGTACACCGGGGATTGGAACTCGGCGTGGAGTTTGGCGGTGGCCACGGCCGGCGCCACCCACTGGTGGTCTGTGAACAGAGCGAGCAGGGTCTTCCTCCGCATGTCGCCGTTGTCCCTGTCTGCCCAGTCTGTGTACATGAACTTAATGGTCTCCCTCAGGATGTCTTTACCtggaggacggagagagagaggaagagcagagggagagagtgacgagacagagagagggggaaaaaaacagggagGAATAAACAGgatgggaagggagaggagggagagggatgggtgagaaagatgggaggaggagaaagggaagcaGAGGAAGGTGGAGAtagaacggggggggggggtcatggaGGAAAAGCGGGAAATTGTGTCAGGTTAGTGAGAAAAGACAACAGGAGAGAAGTAATGACAGGGATAGAACATTTTGAGAGATGAGAGTGAGAGTTGTCAAGAGGAGTGAAATAGAGGgtcgagggagagagaagtacaTGTTGATGAGTTGAGGCGGAATGACAGGaatggagagaaatgaaaggaggtgtgtgtgtgtgtgtgtttgtttgtatgtgtgtgtgtgagagatagacagacagatagtgggagagagagagagagagaggacagactgagcGACACAAAGGGCAGGGGAGAGAATATGCCTCTCAGCGAGCAGAATGAGTGACGGGCACTTGAGAGGGAGCGTGACTGCATTATCCAAATGTGTCGGTATTTTGACTGTGGCCTGCTGCGAGGGGTTTGCGGACCGATCTGTTAGGAACAACAGCACTGTGATTGAGAGCTGGCTGCCTGGGGGACGATGAGAGACAGCATTACTGCCCACGGTGCCTCAAAGGCCAAAACACAGACCCACCGCAGCGAAAGATAATCTAGATGATAGGCAATCTCCTTAGTATGCCCGTCTTGGTTGATCCACTTCGCCGGGCTTGTAtttcatctctcttttcatcctTTTCCCACATAATGTTTTAATGGTTTGTATTTCTCTTggatgctgtgttttttttttggagccaCTGCACACGCTGGGGCAGGTCTTTGTTTATGCGTGTTAATGAAATATGTAACGTAGAAAGCATATGATGATGCTGCACATGGACATAAAACATGGAATTCTTGTTTTCTTGTAAactaaaacacaacagagcaTTACTTTTACGTTGTTTTACATTGTCATAATGCAAGGAAGTATGGGTCGAGTACAACCCCTACACCTAAATCAATTAAGAATAGTTTTATTTTGGGCTATTTCGAAGTGGAATATGTTGCTTCTGTTCAGCAAGTAGTAAATTGtcttttcaaaaaacaaaacactgcttTTTTAATAATCCAAAAAGGAGATGTAATGTGTGTTTCAACAACACTGTCACCTAGCTCAGGTTTCAGGACGCTTATTTATTGAAGCGTCCTAAATAATGGATTGTACTGTTGTCTTTTGTCATAACTGTATATTTCCcgactatttttacattttctctttgAATATTAGACTTGTCTGTCTCCTAATAAACACTAAAGAATGAAAAACTCTACAAAGCACTGTCATgtgagaagagggagaggacagatgATGGAAGACAGGGACGTGAGCCCTGGAAGGAGGACGATGTTGTGATTCCTCACCCTCGGGGTATCCGTAGAGGTTGTCGACGAAGTTGGAGATGGTGTAGTCGAACGCGGCGGCAGTGATGCCGTCATTGTCCTCGCTGTCGTCCACAAACTTCAGCCCTTCTCCCTGGTTCACTCCTATCAGGATGTCATAGTTGAGGAACTCCCCCTGGTGGTGCAGGGAGGGAAGAACACATTGAGTATTGAAATGGTACCCAAGTCAACTTTCTGGGCAAGGCACAAATCAAGAAGCACTGTAGCTTCAAACATTGCTGATCACAATTTTGTCTTTTGCTTTCAGCTGTGAGGTTAAGGTTACAGTAGGTTTATAATAATTTTATACATCTTTTTAGGTGAAATTTATGCCAAGAAAACATAAATCTGCAGAGTATAAAAGGATAAAGAACGGTATAATTACAGGTTTGGATATTAATGTATATATAATAGCACCACTCAAGGCTCAATAGGAGACAaggacaaatatatatatatatatatatatatatacatatatgtgatAATAACATTTTACTGCTGAACAGATTTGTTCTGGAAACAGGTTTGCTCCAACATAAGGTGGTTAATACATCAAATCATAGTTCTACAAACAGTATTGCTGCAGGCTATGGCTCCTGTTTCTTCAGATCCTGTAAGCACTGGGCTCGTGGGGTTTTTCAAGTCTACAGTGGCAATTAACACAATGTTCTCCACACGCACAGCAAGAGCTCAATTAAAGACTTCGGGTTGTGGCTTCCCTCAAATGAACCATACACTTTTTGATGCTCACCTCTGATTACTTCTTAGAGGTTATGAATGGTTTTGGGGATCTAATGGGGAATAGCAGCCTAATGAAGTAGCAACAAACTTCACACCTCTCTTGTTCCTCAGTATACGCTAATTTACGGCACTGTAAACTA
This region of Centroberyx gerrardi isolate f3 chromosome 23, fCenGer3.hap1.cur.20231027, whole genome shotgun sequence genomic DNA includes:
- the nlgn2a gene encoding neuroligin-2a isoform X7 → MLPVWFTDNLDVAAGYIQNQSEDCLYLNVYVPTEDGKERGGGERETDGQREKMREEKKPVMLFIHGGSYMEGTGNMFDASVLAAYGNVIVVTMNYRLGVLGFLSTGDQSAKGNYGLLDQIQALRWLNENIGHFGGDPERITIFGSGAGASCVNLLILSHHSEGLFQRAIAQSGTAISSWSVNYQPLKYTQTLARKVGCTYTETADLVDCLRRKNFRELVDQDIQPARYHIAFGPVVDGDVVPDDPEILMQQGEFLNYDILIGVNQGEGLKFVDDSEDNDGITAAAFDYTISNFVDNLYGYPEGKDILRETIKFMYTDWADRDNGDMRRKTLLALFTDHQWVAPAVATAKLHAEFQSPVYFYTFYHHCQTETRPEWADAAHGDEIPYVFGVPMIGATDLFPCNFSKNDVMLSAVVMTYWTNFAKTGDPNLPVPQDTKFIHTKPNRFEEVIWTKFNSKDKQYLHIGLKPRVRDNYRANKVAFWLELVPHLHSLHEDLLSTSTTRLPPGPGSVTPRPWPRTPGRTTPHPYPTFPSDPEPEGSERPHQDLFPGDTRDYSTELSVTVAVGASLLFLNILAFAALYYKRDKRHEMRRHRLSPQRGGPANDLAHSQEEEIMSLQMKHSEHDAHHDMEPLRPHDILRPACPPDYTLALRRAPDDVPLMTPNTITMIPSTITGMQPLHAFNTYPSTGHNNTLPHPHSTTRV